In one Brassica oleracea var. oleracea cultivar TO1000 chromosome C9, BOL, whole genome shotgun sequence genomic region, the following are encoded:
- the LOC106316473 gene encoding protein PHYTOCHROME KINASE SUBSTRATE 1-like codes for MVSLTSSSSSTPKISFDFTKNNSNTSLNVPVSSFSSDSSCLRSKEEAVVTTKKVIEPCKTLNSNINPKDDQEFRDENKMVKKALEDPEIGVFGAEKYFNGDMDSDQSSTVLSITNPEAERLVDDLKQNEKKSTGAPSVHSEASCNSQSMLLQNKLANSCNGSVQEKKNNSGQIQKVVNNKKSFLMNLGCKCACSDGISVDVDDKILVKRSSDLINIQKQEELVQRKSLEVLGSPVEKKRVLAQKKLTLPPRESRTEEEDTTSEGSDTSSDLFEIDNLTGKPKTFLARQGSDPTCYAPSEVSIEWSIVTASAADFSVMSECATSPLGRNQFLQIPPRIPTKTAPQRLKPSSASGGFLSCKSHKSVMVSGDSDRRSSMNKKKTSLAYVPRHVQVMETNKRKSLETRRRTSNSSPSPLLYSQY; via the coding sequence ATGGTGTCCTTAACATCATCTTCTTCTTCAACACCAAAAATATCTTTTGATTTCACCAAGAACAACAGCAATACCAGTCTCAATGTCCCTGTCTCTTCTTTTTCTTCTGATTCTTCTTGCTTGAGAAGCAAGGAAGAAGCTGTTGTCACAACCAAGAAGGTCATCGAACCCTGCAAAACCCTAAACAGCAACATCAATCCAAAGGATGATCAGGAGTTTAGAGATGAGAATAAAATGGTGAAAAAAGCTCTTGAAGATCCAGAGATCGGTGTGTTCGGAGCTGAGAAGTACTTCAACGGAGACATGGATTCAGACCAGAGTTCTACTGTTCTGTCTATAACAAACCCAGAAGCTGAGAGACTCGTTGATGATCTGAAGCAGAACGAGAAGAAATCTACTGGAGCGCCGAGTGTCCACTCTGAAGCAAGCTGTAATAGTCAGAGCATGTTGCTTCAGAACAAACTGGCGAATAGCTGTAACGGTTCCGTGCAGGAGAAGAAAAACAATAGTGGTCAGATTCAAAAAGTGGTCAACAATAAGAAGAGTTTTCTCATGAATCTAGGGTGTAAATGTGCGTGTTCTGATGGGATCTCAGTAGATGTCGATGATAAGATCTTGGTTAAGAGAAGCTCTGATCTGATCAACATTCAGAAACAAGAAGAGTTGGTGCAGAGGAAGTCTCTTGAAGTGCTTGGATCTCCTGTTGAGAAGAAGAGGGTTCTTGCTCAGAAGAAACTCACATTGCCTCCACGGGAATCAAGAACAGAGGAAGAAGACACAACGAGTGAAGGAAGTGATACAAGCTCAGATCTATTTGAGATAGATAATCTTACAGGGAAACCTAAAACTTTTCTTGCAAGGCAAGGAAGTGATCCTACATGTTATGCTCCAAGCGAAGTAAGCATAGAGTGGAGCATAGTGACTGCAAGTGCTGCTGATTTCTCTGTAATGTCAGAATGTGCGACAAGCCCTCTAGGAAGAAACCAATTTCTTCAGATCCCTCCTCGGATCCCTACTAAAACTGCACCACAGAGACTGAAACCTAGCAGTGCAAGTGGTGGTTTCTTGAGCTGCAAGAGTCATAAGTCTGTTATGGTTTCTGGTGATTCAGACAGGAGAAGTAGCATGAACAAGAAAAAGACATCCCTGGCTTATGTTCCTAGACATGTCCAAGTTATGGAGACTAATAAACGTAAGAGTTTGGAGACAAGAAGAAGGACCAGCAACAGCTCACCGTCACCTCTTCTATACAGTCAGTACTGA